A single Mangrovimonas sp. YM274 DNA region contains:
- a CDS encoding acyl-CoA reductase — MNLPERIDAFVKLGDFLSQFTQNDFIKKENIPHNDLFFDGFKHQISLANEHNGWFTKENIVYALNGWSNSLTESNINKWLSKYNFNDSASKNVAVIMAGNIPLVGFHDFISVLLAGHNVIVKQSSNDKHLLPYLTKYLEFVEPGFKGKIRFTEEKLENFDGVIATGSDNTARYFEYYFKDKPSVIRKNRNSVAVLTGNETADELKELSNDIFRYYGLGCRNVSKLFLPKNYDFDAFFKAMYDWNPIINETKYANNYDYNKAVYLMSEFDILENGFLMIKEDANYASPIATVFYEYYDAMEDLKVKLVKDAENIQCIVSNNVMDNEIPFGQTQNPQLWEYADNVDTIEFLLQI, encoded by the coding sequence ATGAATTTACCAGAAAGAATTGATGCATTCGTAAAATTAGGTGATTTTTTAAGTCAGTTTACACAAAATGATTTCATAAAAAAAGAAAATATCCCGCACAATGATCTTTTCTTCGACGGCTTCAAACATCAAATAAGTCTAGCTAACGAACACAATGGCTGGTTCACTAAAGAGAATATTGTATACGCATTAAACGGGTGGTCTAATTCGCTAACAGAAAGCAACATTAACAAATGGCTATCAAAGTATAACTTTAATGATTCAGCTTCAAAAAATGTGGCAGTTATCATGGCTGGAAACATTCCTTTGGTAGGTTTTCATGATTTTATTTCAGTACTCTTGGCCGGTCATAATGTTATTGTAAAACAATCCAGTAACGACAAACATCTCCTTCCCTATTTGACGAAATATTTAGAATTTGTCGAGCCTGGTTTCAAAGGAAAAATACGTTTTACTGAAGAAAAATTAGAGAATTTTGATGGCGTTATTGCAACGGGGAGTGATAATACAGCTCGTTATTTTGAATACTATTTCAAAGACAAACCTTCCGTAATTAGAAAAAACCGCAATTCGGTAGCGGTTCTTACCGGAAACGAAACTGCAGATGAACTTAAAGAATTGTCCAACGATATCTTTAGATATTATGGATTAGGCTGCCGCAATGTATCTAAATTATTCTTGCCTAAAAACTACGATTTTGATGCTTTTTTCAAAGCTATGTACGACTGGAATCCCATTATCAATGAAACAAAATATGCCAATAACTACGATTACAACAAAGCGGTCTATTTAATGAGTGAATTTGATATTTTGGAAAATGGTTTTTTAATGATTAAAGAAGATGCTAACTACGCCTCTCCCATCGCTACCGTTTTTTACGAATATTACGATGCCATGGAAGACTTAAAAGTCAAATTGGTGAAGGATGCAGAAAATATTCAATGCATTGTTTCAAACAATGTTATGGACAATGAAATCCCTTTCGGACAGACACAAAACCCTCAACTTTGGGAATATGCCGATAATGTAGATACTATTGAATTTTTGTTACAAATTTAG
- a CDS encoding 4Fe-4S dicluster domain-containing protein → MAIIITDECINCGACEPECPNTAIYEGADDWRYNDGTSLNGDVILPSGKSVNAEEAQEPLSDEIYYIVPDKCTECKGFHEEPQCAAVCPVDCCVPDDDHVESDEELLGKQRFMHPED, encoded by the coding sequence ATGGCAATAATTATAACAGATGAATGCATAAATTGTGGGGCTTGCGAACCGGAATGCCCTAACACCGCTATATATGAAGGTGCTGACGACTGGAGGTACAATGATGGAACCAGTTTAAATGGAGATGTAATCTTACCAAGCGGCAAGTCTGTAAATGCAGAGGAAGCCCAAGAGCCTCTTAGCGATGAGATATATTATATAGTTCCAGATAAATGTACAGAGTGTAAAGGTTTCCATGAGGAGCCTCAGTGTGCTGCTGTGTGCCCAGTGGACTGCTGTGTACCAGATGATGATCATGTAGAATCAGATGAAGAATTATTAGGAAAACAACGCTTTATGCACCCTGAAGATTAA
- the ychF gene encoding redox-regulated ATPase YchF, giving the protein MKAGIVGLPNVGKSTLFNCLSNAKAQSANFPFCTIEPNVGVVNVPDPRLEKLEELVSPERVIPATVEIVDIAGLVKGASKGEGLGNQFLANIRETDAILHVLRCFENDNIVHVDGSVNPIRDKETIDMELQLKDLETVDKKLDKVKRAAKTGNKEAQKEEAVLLAIKKGLESGVSVRALEFGEDDYNDYVKPSQFITDKPVMYVCNVDEGSAVSGNAYVEQVREAVKDENAEVLVLAVGTEADINELDDYEERQMFLQDVGLDEPGSSKLIRSAYKLLNLQTYFTAGVKEVRAWTVDIGATAPQAAGVIHTDFEKGFIRAEVIGYEDYVSFGSEAKVKEAGKMRVEGKNYIVKDGDVMHFLFNV; this is encoded by the coding sequence ATGAAAGCAGGAATTGTAGGATTGCCTAATGTAGGAAAATCAACATTATTCAATTGTTTGTCCAATGCCAAGGCACAGAGTGCAAATTTTCCATTTTGCACCATAGAGCCTAATGTGGGAGTGGTAAACGTGCCGGATCCTAGGTTGGAAAAATTAGAGGAATTGGTGAGTCCTGAGCGTGTAATACCAGCAACAGTGGAGATTGTTGACATTGCAGGTTTAGTAAAAGGAGCCAGTAAAGGTGAAGGATTAGGGAATCAATTCTTAGCAAATATCCGTGAAACAGATGCTATTCTACATGTTTTGCGTTGTTTTGAAAATGACAATATTGTTCACGTAGACGGCAGTGTAAATCCTATCAGAGATAAGGAAACTATCGATATGGAGTTGCAATTAAAGGACTTGGAGACAGTTGATAAAAAACTGGACAAAGTAAAACGCGCTGCAAAAACCGGAAATAAGGAAGCTCAAAAAGAAGAAGCCGTGTTGTTGGCAATCAAAAAAGGATTGGAATCAGGGGTTTCGGTAAGGGCTTTGGAGTTTGGAGAAGATGATTACAACGATTATGTAAAGCCTTCTCAATTCATTACAGATAAGCCGGTAATGTATGTGTGTAATGTAGACGAAGGTTCAGCGGTTTCAGGAAATGCTTATGTTGAACAAGTGCGTGAGGCTGTAAAGGATGAAAATGCTGAAGTATTAGTTTTAGCGGTCGGTACCGAGGCAGACATTAATGAACTGGATGATTACGAAGAGCGTCAGATGTTTTTGCAAGATGTAGGGTTGGATGAGCCTGGATCTTCCAAGTTAATCCGTTCGGCTTATAAATTACTGAATCTGCAAACGTATTTTACGGCAGGAGTGAAGGAAGTAAGAGCTTGGACTGTCGATATAGGAGCAACGGCTCCTCAGGCGGCTGGAGTTATTCATACTGATTTTGAAAAAGGATTTATTAGAGCGGAAGTAATTGGGTATGAAGATTACGTAAGCTTTGGTAGTGAAGCCAAAGTAAAAGAAGCAGGGAAAATGCGTGTAGAAGGGAAAAATTATATCGTGAAAGATGGTGACGTTATGCACTTCTTGTTTAACGTTTAA
- a CDS encoding DNA topoisomerase IV subunit B — protein MIEQTNYTEDNIRSLDWKEHIRMRPGMYIGKLGDGSSPDDGIYILLKEVLDNSIDEYVMGAGKTIEISIQGNKVIVRDYGRGIPLGKVVDVVSKMNTGGKYDSRAFKKSVGLNGVGTKAVNALSTYFRVESTRDGKSASAEFHQGNLTNEEMLEDTSRRKGTKVSFVPDDAIFKNYKFRSEYVEKMLRNYVYLNPGLTIVFNGEKFYSENGLKDLLGDNTNESDLAYPIIHLRGDDIEVALTHSKTQYSEEYHSFVNGQNTTQGGTHLAAFREALVKTLREFFGKNYDASDVRKSVVSAISIKVMEPVFESQTKTKLGSTDMGGDLPTVRTYVNDFLKTHLDNYLHKNPETADRIQRKILQAERERKELSGIRKLAKDRAKKANLHNKKLRDCRVHFGDTKNERNLETTLFITEGDSASGSITKSRDVNTQAVFSLKGKPLNCYGLTKKIVYENEEFNLLQAALNIEESLEDLRYNNIVIATDADVDGMHIRLLLITFFLQFFPEVIKEGHLYILQTPLFRVRNKKETIYCYSEEERLYAIDKLKPKPEITRFKGLGEISPDEFRHFIGEDIRLDPVMLDKDKSIEELLSFYMGKNTPSRQEFIINNLKVELDVVEEK, from the coding sequence ATGATTGAACAAACCAATTACACGGAAGACAATATTCGCTCACTCGATTGGAAAGAACATATCAGGATGCGTCCTGGGATGTATATCGGGAAGCTGGGGGATGGTTCTTCTCCAGATGATGGTATCTATATTCTCTTAAAGGAAGTTCTGGACAACTCCATTGATGAGTATGTCATGGGGGCAGGAAAAACCATTGAGATTTCCATTCAGGGGAATAAAGTGATTGTGCGTGACTATGGTCGCGGTATTCCTTTAGGTAAAGTGGTGGATGTGGTTTCGAAAATGAACACTGGAGGAAAGTATGATTCGCGAGCCTTTAAAAAGTCCGTTGGATTAAATGGGGTTGGTACCAAGGCAGTAAATGCCCTGTCTACGTATTTTCGTGTAGAATCCACTCGAGATGGAAAGTCGGCTTCGGCAGAGTTTCATCAAGGGAACCTGACCAACGAAGAAATGCTGGAGGATACTTCCAGACGCAAAGGAACTAAAGTGTCCTTCGTTCCGGATGATGCAATTTTCAAGAATTACAAGTTCCGAAGCGAGTACGTAGAAAAAATGCTTCGCAATTACGTCTACCTTAACCCTGGGTTGACCATAGTTTTTAATGGCGAAAAATTCTACAGTGAAAATGGACTTAAGGATTTGTTGGGCGATAACACAAATGAATCTGATTTGGCTTACCCAATCATTCATTTGAGGGGAGATGATATAGAAGTCGCACTTACCCATAGCAAAACTCAATATAGCGAAGAGTATCACTCGTTTGTTAATGGACAAAACACAACCCAAGGAGGAACACACTTAGCAGCCTTTAGAGAGGCTTTGGTAAAAACCCTTCGTGAGTTTTTCGGAAAAAACTATGATGCGTCTGATGTGCGTAAATCAGTTGTTTCCGCCATTTCCATTAAAGTTATGGAGCCGGTTTTTGAGAGTCAAACAAAAACTAAACTAGGATCTACCGATATGGGAGGCGATTTGCCTACGGTAAGAACCTACGTAAACGACTTCCTAAAAACGCATTTAGATAATTATCTGCATAAAAATCCTGAAACGGCAGATAGAATTCAAAGAAAGATCCTTCAGGCCGAACGGGAACGTAAGGAGCTCTCTGGAATTCGTAAGTTAGCCAAAGACAGGGCAAAAAAAGCCAATCTTCACAATAAGAAGTTGCGCGATTGTAGAGTTCATTTTGGAGATACAAAAAATGAACGCAATCTTGAGACTACCCTGTTTATTACAGAGGGGGATTCGGCATCTGGAAGTATCACAAAATCTCGGGATGTAAACACTCAGGCGGTATTCAGTTTAAAGGGGAAACCTTTGAATTGTTATGGTTTGACCAAAAAGATTGTTTACGAAAATGAAGAGTTCAACTTATTGCAAGCAGCTTTAAATATTGAAGAATCCTTGGAAGATTTGCGTTACAACAATATTGTAATTGCTACCGATGCCGATGTGGATGGAATGCATATTAGACTGTTGTTGATCACGTTCTTTTTGCAATTTTTTCCAGAAGTGATAAAGGAAGGCCATTTGTATATTTTACAGACGCCTTTATTTAGGGTTCGTAATAAAAAGGAAACTATTTATTGTTATTCAGAGGAAGAGCGCCTTTACGCTATTGATAAACTGAAGCCAAAACCGGAAATCACCCGATTTAAGGGGTTGGGTGAAATTTCTCCTGATGAGTTCAGGCATTTTATTGGAGAGGACATTCGTTTGGATCCTGTGATGTTGGATAAAGACAAGTCCATAGAAGAACTATTGTCATTCTACATGGGGAAAAACACACCTTCCAGACAGGAATTTATCATCAACAACCTGAAAGTAGAGTTAGACGTAGTGGAAGAAAAGTAG